The segment CGCCCGCACCCTGGGCGCGAATTGCCGTCAGTTCGATCTCGGCATCGGGGATGTGCACGTTATTGGAAATCACCAGCATCAAAAATGGGTCCGTCTTCGGGGCGTGCAGGATACCCCACAAACAACAAACCCGGCGCAATGGCCGGGTTTGTCGGATTAACCGCTCAGCTTATTTGGCAGAGCTGTAAGCCGCAGCCGATGCCTGCACCGCGCGCTTGTTTTTGATCAGGTAGCACACCCACATAAAGACCACCCACACCGGAATCGCATACACCGACACGCGAATCCCCGGGATCAACAACATGATCACCAGAATGAACGCTACAAATGCCAGGCAGATGTAGTTGCCGTATGGATACCACAAGGCCTTGAACAGCGGGACTTGCGCCGTTTTGTCCATGTGCTGGCGGAACTTGACGTGGGAGAAGCTGATCATCGCCCAGTTGATCACCAGGGTGGCCACTACCAGGGACATCAGCAGTTCCAGCGCATCGTGTGGCATCAGGTAGTTGAGCAGGACCGCAATCACCGTGACGGCAGCCGAAGCCAGGATCGAGTTGACCGGCACACCGCGCTTGTCGATTTTGGCCAGCACTTTGGGTGCGTCACCCTGCTGAGCCATACCCAACAGCATGCGGCTGTTGCAGTAGGTGCCGCTGTTGTACACCGACAACGCTGCGGTCAGGACCACAAAGTTGAGGATATGGGCCGCCGTGTTGCTGCCCAGCATCGAGAACACTTGCACGAACGGGCTGCTGCTGTAGCTGTCGCCACCGGCGTTGAGGGTTTCAAGCAACGAGTCCCACGGGGTCAACGACAGCAGAACCACCAGGGCACCGATGTAGAAAATCAGGATGCGGTAGATCACCTGATTGATCGCCTT is part of the Pseudomonas sp. ML2-2023-3 genome and harbors:
- a CDS encoding amino acid permease produces the protein MSGNTSHSGELKRGLKNRHIQLIALGGAIGTGLFLGSAGVLKSAGPSMILGYAICGFIAFMIMRQLGEMIVEEPVAGSFSHFAHKYWGGFAGFMSGWNCWVLYILVGMSELTAVGKYVHYWWPEIPTWASAAAFFVLINLINLTNVKVFGEAEFWFAIIKVVAIVGMIALGSYLLVSGSGGPQASVSNLWEHGGFFPNGTTGLIMAMAFIMFSFGGLEMLGFTAAEADKPRTVIPKAINQVIYRILIFYIGALVVLLSLTPWDSLLETLNAGGDSYSSSPFVQVFSMLGSNTAAHILNFVVLTAALSVYNSGTYCNSRMLLGMAQQGDAPKVLAKIDKRGVPVNSILASAAVTVIAVLLNYLMPHDALELLMSLVVATLVINWAMISFSHVKFRQHMDKTAQVPLFKALWYPYGNYICLAFVAFILVIMLLIPGIRVSVYAIPVWVVFMWVCYLIKNKRAVQASAAAYSSAK